Proteins encoded together in one Thermococcus celericrescens window:
- a CDS encoding flavodoxin family protein has translation MKVCIVYESRRGSTERVARAMAEAVSGDRCQNPQSL, from the coding sequence ATGAAGGTCTGCATCGTCTATGAGTCCAGGAGGGGCTCCACAGAGAGAGTAGCACGGGCGATGGCCGAAGCGGTCAGTGGGGATAGATGTCAGAACCCTCAGAGCCTCTGA